GCATTTTACAAGCTTCACTAAACATTTCGTGCCATTTCTCAGATTTTATTAATATACTGTCGCCTTTTTTAATTGTATATTTAATCCCCTCTACTTCAATATCTAATTTACCCTCTAAAATATAATAGATTTTATCGCTAACATGATTGACTCTCCGAGAATGCTCACCGGTTAGCTCCAGAACCACAACGCTAACTTTAGTAGAATGATCAGACGAAAAATAATTAAAAATCTTAGTATAGGGATCAACTAAGAAAGATTGAATTTCCTCCTCCTTTTTGATGACTGCATCTGTTGTGCTCATATTATGATGTGCTCTTTTAGTTAGGCTCAAACTTAAGCAAAAATATACTGAAAATCGCAAATCTTTGCAAACAAATTGAGAGCACCTTGGTGTCTACTTGAAAAATTTGGTAAAATTAATTGCTGAGTGCT
This window of the Spirosoma aerolatum genome carries:
- a CDS encoding cupin domain-containing protein, with product MSTTDAVIKKEEEIQSFLVDPYTKIFNYFSSDHSTKVSVVVLELTGEHSRRVNHVSDKIYYILEGKLDIEVEGIKYTIKKGDSILIKSEKWHEMFSEACKMLVICGPSFNDKDENIA